One segment of Saprospiraceae bacterium DNA contains the following:
- a CDS encoding DUF2177 family protein, whose product MKNFAHFLFTLVVYTAFDLAWLNLFAKKFIQQQVGSMLAARPDLIAGGVFYLIFAFGMLWFCVWPAQSPLRALLNGALFGLVTYGTYELVNKALIDRWPLPLVVVDIAWGVFVGMLTSWMSYKTGEWLKTL is encoded by the coding sequence ATGAAAAATTTTGCCCACTTCTTGTTTACCCTTGTGGTTTATACTGCTTTTGACTTGGCGTGGTTGAATCTTTTTGCCAAAAAATTCATCCAGCAGCAGGTAGGTTCGATGCTCGCCGCCCGCCCCGACTTAATTGCCGGGGGTGTTTTTTACTTGATTTTTGCTTTTGGGATGCTGTGGTTTTGTGTTTGGCCTGCCCAATCACCGCTGCGCGCATTGCTCAACGGCGCTTTGTTTGGCTTGGTCACTTATGGCACTTATGAATTGGTGAACAAGGCATTGATTGACCGATGGCCGCTGCCTTTGGTGGTGGTTGACATCGCATGGGGTGTTTTTGTGGGAATGCTGACGAGTTGGATGTCGTACAAAACGGGCGAATGGCTGAAGACGCTTTGA
- a CDS encoding DUF2177 family protein — protein sequence MNFLLHFLATLLVFLLLDVVWLKFLIGGLVEYPFVTRYGYPPNWALAEIYYVLFSLWLAFGAAYKSMVYNNLAPAFLDGWRVGFRVGALYAAVNIVFVAPWPLELVVLDVAWVTLSTALAAVASYAIGLWLTSGGSQVRRR from the coding sequence ATGAATTTTTTGCTGCATTTTTTGGCCACGCTTTTGGTGTTTTTGCTCTTGGATGTCGTATGGCTCAAGTTTCTCATTGGCGGCTTGGTTGAATATCCGTTTGTGACGCGCTATGGGTATCCGCCGAATTGGGCGTTGGCCGAGATTTATTACGTCTTGTTCTCGTTGTGGCTGGCTTTTGGCGCTGCTTACAAGAGCATGGTTTACAACAACTTGGCTCCTGCATTTCTGGATGGGTGGCGGGTGGGTTTTCGCGTTGGGGCGCTTTATGCCGCTGTCAATATCGTGTTTGTCGCCCCGTGGCCCCTTGAGTTGGTGGTGCTTGATGTCGCATGGGTCACTTTGTCCACTGCATTGGCGGCGGTGGCGAGCTACGCCATTGGGCTGTGGCTTACGAGTGGGGGTTCGCAGGTGAGGAGGAGGTGA
- a CDS encoding 2-oxo acid dehydrogenase subunit E2: protein MAYEFRLPSLGDDVTGKVLDILVKPGDKVTKEQIVLIVGTDKVDAEIPVDADGIVEEILVKKGDDVTDGTVILKMKSDSASPSSSAPKEKESSSPTATSTSAPAATPPTPPPAPPPAPAPTSSTSDAKQGASGSLRASPLARKRAKEFGINLSDVRPPQGASRISYKDVMDFVKRKIDTSGGSTGTGGAGLTRKPLPNFEKFGTIERKPLGRIGELTAENMHYAFNTIPHAWISEKADITRLEQLRQQHKDTVKAAGGNLTTTAILTKAICSVLRKYPQFNASLDDATNEVIYKKYINIGIAVDTPRGLLVPVIRNCDQKSLTEISVELTELSTRTREGKNKLDDLDGGTFSISNIGGIGGTNMLSIVNWPQVAILSVTAASMEAHWNGKEFEPRLMMPITIGWDHRVINGADAARFLVDLKKILEEPFLGWL from the coding sequence ATGGCCTACGAATTCAGACTACCCTCGCTCGGCGACGACGTGACCGGAAAGGTGCTCGACATACTCGTGAAACCAGGCGACAAAGTAACGAAAGAACAAATCGTCCTCATAGTCGGTACCGACAAAGTGGATGCCGAAATCCCCGTGGATGCCGATGGCATCGTGGAGGAAATCCTCGTGAAAAAAGGCGATGACGTGACCGATGGCACCGTCATCCTGAAAATGAAAAGCGACTCCGCCTCTCCCAGCAGCAGCGCGCCCAAAGAAAAAGAAAGCAGCAGCCCCACCGCCACCTCGACATCCGCGCCTGCTGCCACTCCTCCCACACCGCCCCCGGCACCTCCGCCAGCCCCCGCTCCCACAAGCAGCACGAGCGATGCCAAACAAGGAGCCTCCGGCTCATTGCGAGCCTCTCCGCTCGCTCGCAAACGCGCCAAGGAATTTGGCATCAACCTCTCCGACGTGCGTCCGCCGCAAGGCGCGAGCCGCATTTCATACAAGGATGTGATGGATTTTGTCAAAAGAAAAATTGACACCAGCGGAGGCAGCACCGGCACAGGTGGCGCCGGACTGACCCGCAAGCCCTTGCCCAATTTTGAAAAATTTGGCACCATCGAACGCAAGCCCTTGGGACGCATCGGCGAATTGACCGCCGAAAACATGCACTATGCCTTCAACACCATCCCACATGCGTGGATTTCAGAAAAGGCAGACATCACGCGCTTGGAGCAACTGCGCCAACAGCACAAGGACACCGTGAAGGCAGCAGGTGGCAACCTGACCACCACCGCCATCCTCACCAAGGCGATTTGCTCGGTGCTGCGCAAATACCCGCAGTTCAACGCCAGCCTCGACGATGCCACCAACGAAGTGATTTACAAAAAATACATCAATATCGGCATTGCGGTGGACACGCCGCGAGGGCTTTTGGTGCCAGTCATCCGCAACTGCGACCAAAAATCACTGACCGAAATATCCGTCGAACTCACCGAACTCAGCACTCGCACGCGCGAGGGCAAAAACAAATTGGATGATTTGGACGGCGGCACGTTTTCCATCTCCAACATTGGCGGCATCGGCGGCACCAACATGCTGAGCATCGTCAACTGGCCGCAAGTAGCCATCCTCAGCGTCACCGCTGCCAGCATGGAAGCCCATTGGAACGGCAAAGAATTTGAGCCGCGCCTCATGATGCCCATCACCATCGGCTGGGACCACCGCGTCATCAATGGTGCAGATGCCGCTCGCTTCTTGGTGGATTTGAAGAAGATTTTGGAAGAGCCATTTTTGGGGTGGCTGTGA